A single region of the Saprospiraceae bacterium genome encodes:
- a CDS encoding DUF1887 family CARF protein, which yields MPEIFVTIIGDQPAPNIFLIKDKTFQDISHYIFITSELMEEKNRLAHLLNAVSIPKEKYSIVQISPNNLYAIRQKLDTLALKEGNNNYHVNITSGSKMMSIGIFNYFTQPSLANRSALYYISIRDHHFLQIFPEAEHRAIQLSHKISLNEYLNSYGIRVNETRDSSLPVYSRKLAEKIHDLFLSNAPILPFNKKFSHLISDLRNYAKEEEKKAKGPLEISIKDDQKWSTLISMSGFLPQSSGRLNADEIQYLIGGWFEEWTYYQLKAALGLETSAIGCSMQLQRVEAIGDFSKNEFDVLFTYQNQLYVLECKSGLGGGYPGAKRMFDQAAHRLAAIRSDFGLKVHTSFLTLSTDLRKNAQLLKPAIENRSLSLNIQTLDQKDLSESPSLWVKKITGFR from the coding sequence ATGCCTGAAATCTTCGTCACCATCATCGGCGATCAACCAGCGCCTAATATCTTTCTTATAAAGGATAAGACCTTCCAAGATATCAGTCATTATATATTTATCACTTCCGAATTGATGGAAGAAAAGAACAGGCTTGCACATCTATTAAACGCAGTGTCTATTCCCAAAGAAAAATATAGTATTGTTCAAATCTCTCCCAATAACCTTTATGCCATTAGACAAAAACTGGATACCCTAGCCTTAAAAGAAGGCAACAATAACTACCATGTAAACATTACCAGTGGAAGTAAAATGATGTCCATTGGCATTTTCAACTATTTCACCCAACCGAGTCTGGCAAATCGCAGCGCACTTTATTATATATCAATTAGAGATCATCACTTTCTTCAGATATTTCCGGAGGCGGAACACCGAGCTATCCAACTTAGTCACAAGATTAGTTTAAATGAATACTTAAATAGTTATGGGATTAGGGTGAACGAAACCAGGGATTCGTCCCTGCCTGTCTATTCTAGAAAGCTGGCTGAAAAAATTCATGACCTTTTTCTTAGCAATGCCCCCATCCTTCCATTTAACAAGAAATTTAGTCACCTAATTAGTGACCTTAGAAATTATGCCAAGGAGGAAGAGAAAAAAGCAAAAGGGCCATTGGAAATAAGCATCAAAGATGACCAAAAATGGAGCACGCTTATTTCAATGAGCGGTTTTTTACCACAATCTTCCGGACGATTGAATGCAGATGAAATACAATACCTCATCGGCGGATGGTTTGAGGAATGGACGTATTACCAGCTTAAAGCAGCCCTGGGACTAGAGACATCGGCCATAGGTTGTAGTATGCAATTACAAAGAGTTGAAGCCATCGGTGATTTCAGTAAAAATGAATTTGATGTACTTTTTACCTACCAAAACCAGCTTTATGTATTAGAATGTAAATCTGGTTTAGGTGGAGGATACCCTGGGGCCAAGCGAATGTTTGATCAAGCCGCACATCGCCTGGCCGCCATACGTTCTGATTTTGGGCTGAAGGTTCATACCTCTTTTTTAACGCTGTCAACTGATTTGAGAAAGAATGCACAGCTCTTGAAACCCGCCATTGAAAACCGATCTTTATCACTCAATATTCAGACATTAGATCAGAAAGACCTATCCGAATCACCTTCTCTTTGGGTAAAGAAAATTACAGGGTTTAGATAA
- a CDS encoding sigma-70 family RNA polymerase sigma factor codes for MSNKMEYSQQEVIAGLRARNPKVVKHFCQKLKERVYKQFQKHYGAHHLSWLDDSLSEAFIIILDKVDHKLPEKLSFDNYAFGIVKFSFYNLLRKSSKEPTLPQDNVPEQLHFDRRIHTTAFAFFDWEGYDLLLQWYQQLSDRDQQLLDLRSQGFSNKEIAKELKLADGTVRNVVADLIKEAKGIAA; via the coding sequence ATGAGCAACAAGATGGAATACAGCCAGCAAGAGGTCATTGCTGGGTTGCGGGCTAGAAACCCCAAAGTAGTCAAACATTTTTGCCAAAAATTAAAGGAGCGCGTGTACAAGCAGTTCCAGAAACACTATGGAGCGCATCACCTCAGTTGGCTTGATGATAGCCTTTCCGAGGCCTTTATTATCATCCTTGATAAGGTGGATCATAAGCTGCCTGAAAAACTCTCCTTTGACAATTATGCCTTTGGTATTGTCAAATTCTCTTTTTATAATTTGCTACGCAAATCGTCGAAGGAACCTACGCTTCCACAAGACAACGTACCTGAACAGTTGCATTTTGATCGTCGGATACACACGACTGCGTTTGCTTTTTTTGATTGGGAGGGCTACGATTTGCTTTTACAATGGTATCAACAACTCTCTGATCGCGACCAGCAATTGTTGGATTTGAGGTCCCAAGGTTTTTCTAATAAAGAAATAGCCAAGGAGCTAAAATTAGCAGATGGCACGGTTCGCAATGTTGTTGCTGATTTGATCAAGGAAGCTAAAGGGATAGCTGCCTGA
- a CDS encoding RAMP superfamily CRISPR-associated protein, translating to MKTLTYSIEFLTFWHTGSGLYGGVDANAAVIRDKEGFPFIPGKTIKGLLREAGMFLSTLPADFPPDFVNRIFGEATDKTGNKNTYGVNSCFFTNAELTAYVKEQLSPQTIENGHTKAQVPNDENLKKKQSMLFEKIASTAIDENGQALDHSLRQMEVTIPLMLYGSITDFPDNEDDLAALKKCLAWMKRLGMNRSRGLGRCVFNIQTD from the coding sequence ATGAAAACACTCACCTATTCTATAGAATTCCTGACCTTTTGGCATACCGGTTCTGGGCTATACGGAGGGGTAGATGCGAATGCTGCTGTGATCAGAGACAAGGAAGGTTTCCCTTTCATTCCTGGAAAGACAATTAAAGGGTTGCTTAGAGAGGCCGGGATGTTCCTTTCAACACTACCTGCCGATTTCCCTCCTGATTTTGTCAACCGAATATTTGGAGAAGCAACTGATAAGACAGGAAATAAAAATACATATGGCGTTAATTCTTGTTTTTTCACTAATGCAGAGCTGACTGCATATGTAAAGGAGCAATTAAGCCCTCAAACGATAGAGAATGGGCATACTAAAGCCCAGGTTCCCAACGACGAAAATCTTAAAAAAAAGCAATCAATGCTATTCGAAAAAATAGCATCAACTGCCATTGATGAAAACGGACAAGCATTGGATCATTCCTTACGACAAATGGAAGTCACTATACCTTTAATGCTTTATGGTTCAATCACTGATTTTCCTGATAATGAAGATGATCTTGCTGCATTAAAAAAATGCCTAGCGTGGATGAAAAGACTTGGAATGAATAGATCTCGAGGGTTAGGCCGTTGTGTTTTCAACATTCAAACTGACTAA